CCTTGCCGATCGCGGTGAGCGGGCCGACGTCCGGGCTGTAGAGGTTGACCCACACGATCGCCGCGACCACGCCGGGAATCATGTACGGCACCAGCAGCACGATCCGGAACCTGCCCGCCACCCGGGACGTGAGCGCGTCCAGGAACAGCGCCAGCAACAGGCTGATCACCAGCATCATCGGGATCTGGACACAGGCGAAGAGCACCACCCGCAGGATGGAGGTCATGAACGCCGAGTCCGTCAGCCCCTGGGTGTAGTTGTCGAGCCCGACGAACTCCGTCGTCGCACCGCCGAGGCCCAGCCCGGACTGCTTCTCCGTGAACAGCGACTCGTAGACGGCGTAGCCGATCGGGAGCAGATACAGAAACACGAAGCCGAGCTGGAAGGGCACCGTGAACGCGGCACCCTTCCAGCGCATGGAGCGAATCATGGAATGCCTCAGCCCTTGACGCTGATACCGCGGGACTTCAGGTCCTCGACCGTCCACTCCTGCATGTGCGCGAGCAGGTCTGTGACCTTCTCCTGCTTGTTGACGACCTTGGCCCAGCCCGCCTGGAGCTCGGTGAACATCGCGGTCCAGTTGGGTCCGTAGGTCCAGTCGGTGGTGACGGTGCCCAGGCTGTCCGTGACGACCTTCTTCGCCGGGTCGTAGTTCTTGCCGAGCAGCTTCTGTGAGATCGACTCACCGACGTAGGAGCCGCTGTCGGCCAGCGCCGGCATCACGCCGTTGCCGGTCTCCGGGCTCGCCATCGTCTTGACCGCGTCCTGGTTCGTCGACATCCACAGCGCCGCCCGGGCCGCCTGCTCCTGGTCCTCGCACTGCTTGGTCACCAGGGTCACGCTGCCGGTCAGGTTCGTACCGGCCGGGGTCTTGGCCGCCTCACCCTGGTACGCCGGCCAGGGGGCCAGGGCCCAGTCGCCGAAGGACTTGGTGAAGTTCTGCACCATGCCGGCCATCTGCCAGGTGGAGATCTGCCGGGTCGCGGTGGCGCCGGAGTCGTAGCTGCGCTGCACGGCCGCGTAGTCGGCGAAGGACAGCTTGGCGTTCAGGTCGTTGTCGATGATCTCCTGGATCACCTTCGCGGCCTTCAGGGTGCCCTCGTCCTGGAAGTCCACCTTCCAGGCGTTGCCGTCGATGGCGTACCAGTGCGCCCCGGCCTGCATCGCGAGCACCTCCAGGGTGCTCGGGTCCTCACCGGCGTAGTTGGTGATCTTGATGTTGTGCTTCTTCAGGACCTTGCCCGCGGCGATGAAGTCGTCCCAGGTCGCCGGGGGCTCGAGCCCGTACTTCTTGAAGATGTCCGTGCGGTAGATCGTGAACTGGGGCGCCGAACTGGTGGGCACGCCGTAGAGCTTGCCCTGCACCTGCGCGCTCGCCCAGGCACCGGTGTTGAACTTGCTCTTCTCGCCCTCGACGTACTGCGTGATGTCGGCGAGCGCGTCCTGCGACACCCAGCTCGTCACGTACTCGGCGGTGTTCTGCACCAGGCAGGGGGCGTTGCCGGCCTTGACCGCGTTGGTCAGCTGCTTCTGCATGGTCAGCTGGTCGGTGACCTTGGTGTACTTCAGCTGGACGTCCTTGTGCGAGGCGTTGAACGCCTTGACGACCGCCTCCTGGCCGTTGGCCCAGCCCCAGAAGGGGAGCGTGACCGGGCCGGACTTCGACGCGGCGTCGTCATCCGAGCCGGATCCGCCGCAGGCGGAGAGCAGACCTGTCAGCGCGATACCCGCGACAGCGGCGGAGGCGAACCTTCTCCGGGGGCTCGTGAAGTTCATCTGACCGTGATCCTTCGGAATAGGGCGTTCTCAGAACGAGAGGGCGGGGCGGCTCTGGGGTGCCGGCCAGGAACGGCGGCCGGAAAACGTCGGCTCGCGGTTGCGGGGGGTTCGGCCAAGCGGAAGCTGTAGTAAGCGGTTGCTGGGACGGTAGGCGGAGGTGTCCGCTCATAGCAAGAGGTGCGCGGCAATTTGTTACGGCGGGTGGTCCGGCTGGTTAGGGCTGGGTGCACCGGAGGTGTTTCCGTCCTGCGGCGCATGGGCGCAGGTCAGGGCTCTGTCGGATGCGCCGGTCCGAGGTTCGGAGGGTATGGCGACAGGCGCTGGAACAGGCCGTAAAGTCTCGGGAAACCGGTTACGTAACGCTCTCTGCGGCAGCGGTTGACCGTCCAGGGCGGGCGGCCCACCGCGTGGGGCAGGTGGCTATCCGCGTCGGGGAGGCGGCTGGACCGAGTTGCGGACCACGACATGGGTGCCCAGCACCAGATGGTCGCCGTCGGCGCTCCTGCGGCGGCCCGCGCCGCCCTCGCGCCGGTCGGCCACCGCCCGCAGCGCGACCCGGCCCATCTCCTCGTACGGCACGTGCACGGTGGTCAGTTGGGGCGTGAGCTGCGAGGCGAGCGGGATGTCGTCGTAGCCGACGATCGAGACGTCCTCGGGCACCCGCAGGCCCGCCGCGCGCAGCGCCTGCATGGCGCCTGCGGCGACCACGTCCGTCCCGGCCAGCACCGCGGTGAAGTCCGGCGTCTCGTGCAGGGCCGCCTCGACGGCCTCGTACCCGTGCTCGTAGTCGTACCGACCGTGCCGCACCAGCCCCGGATCGAACGGCACCCCGTACGCCTCGAAGGCCCGCTGGGCGCCCCGCGACCGGGCCTGGGCGGTGGTCAGTTCGGCGTGACCCGGCAGGACGAGGACGCGGCGGTGGCCGGCCGACAGCAGGTGGC
This is a stretch of genomic DNA from Streptomyces hawaiiensis. It encodes these proteins:
- a CDS encoding ABC transporter substrate-binding protein, with amino-acid sequence MNFTSPRRRFASAAVAGIALTGLLSACGGSGSDDDAASKSGPVTLPFWGWANGQEAVVKAFNASHKDVQLKYTKVTDQLTMQKQLTNAVKAGNAPCLVQNTAEYVTSWVSQDALADITQYVEGEKSKFNTGAWASAQVQGKLYGVPTSSAPQFTIYRTDIFKKYGLEPPATWDDFIAAGKVLKKHNIKITNYAGEDPSTLEVLAMQAGAHWYAIDGNAWKVDFQDEGTLKAAKVIQEIIDNDLNAKLSFADYAAVQRSYDSGATATRQISTWQMAGMVQNFTKSFGDWALAPWPAYQGEAAKTPAGTNLTGSVTLVTKQCEDQEQAARAALWMSTNQDAVKTMASPETGNGVMPALADSGSYVGESISQKLLGKNYDPAKKVVTDSLGTVTTDWTYGPNWTAMFTELQAGWAKVVNKQEKVTDLLAHMQEWTVEDLKSRGISVKG